CTCATTGCTTGTCTTGGTGACTCCAGAGGGGCCTGGGTCCTGCAGCTGCTCTGGGTGGGCCAAGGGCCCCAGCGTGCCTGTCTATTTTGGTGTGTGTCTTAGCAGTGGGTCCTGGAGGAGACAGGTTTGGGACAGCCACTGGGCTGTTGGACCCATGTCTGCCCCAGGCAGGAGACAGTCCGTCCCTGGGAACGGGCTGAGCTGCAGGCCTCGCACAGTGGTCgggcagagggcagggtgggCCTGGGGCCACGGGAGGGCCGGCGGGGACTTGCTCTCAGCCATCTCCCTGCTCCCATCTGCAGGGGACAGACTCCATCAAGATGGAGAACGGGCAGGGCACAGCCGCGAAGCTGGGACTGCCTCCCTTGACGCCCGAGCAGCAGGAGGCCCTCCAGAAGGTGAGCGCGTCCCTCCTGGGGCTCCACTGCAGGGGACCCCTTCGAGGGCGGAGGAAGGCCCGTCTCCCCACAGGCGGGCCCCCCAGTGCTCCTCACTGCCTTCTCTTGCAGGCCAAGAAGTACGCCATGGAGCAGAGCATCAAGAGCGTGCTGGTGAAGCAGACCATcgcccaccagcagcagcagcttaccaACCTGCAGGTGAGCCACCCTCCCGCCCGCCACCCCGCCACCGCTCTCCTACTCTCGTGCCTGCGGCCATCCCCGCGAGGTGTTGTGGTGCTCCGTTTCTCAAGGACTCCTTGGGACCCCCGGGTTCCTCCCTAAGGCACGAGTGGCCCAGCCCTACCCACCTGTTGAGAGCCCACAGCCCCTGCCAACCCTCTTCTGTAGCCCTGCGCCCCCGCCCTTCCCCAGTAGGCTCCTCTTCTCGGACTTCAGACTGTGGCCATGGGTCACCCCCAAGCCGTGTGCCCGGCTGTGAGGCTGATGGTGTAGCCCCGAGGGGCGTTTCTCCCCACTCCCACGGCCTCGGATAAGAGCGGTCAGGCCCCCGCCCCTGCAGTGAGTCCAGTCCAGCGGCTCGGGGCCCAGGATTGAGAGGACAGGCTGGACACGCCTCCCCAGGGCCCTGCTCTAGGGTTGTGGCCAGAGGCGGCCGTGGCCATGGGGGAAGAGGACAGGGTGAAGCCGACAGGCCTGGGCCTCGAGCCTCCCGCACCCCGCCCAGCCCGCAAAATGTTCACGCTGCCGGGGGTGCCTGGCTCTTGACTGTGCTCCGTccgctcctcccctccctccccctcctcctcctcctgctccttccccttccttcttgcCCCTGCCGGCCAGGCTGCGGGGCGGGGCACCTGGGGCTCTGAGGCCCCCCTGGGCAGGTGCCGGTGGCCGGCCAGGTGCCCGGCAGTGTGGGAAGGCAGGCGGGCCTCCTGGCAGGGCGGGGACTCCGGGCCTTGCCGCTGTCTGCGTGAGGTGTGACGAGAGCGGAGACTGCTCGGCTCCAACAGACTGAACTCTGTCTTTACTGTCTTTCAGATGGCAGCAGTGACAATGGGCTTTGGAGATCCTCTCTCACCTTTGCAATCGGTCAATAGACATGCTCACTTCTTCCGGGGCTCATGTCCTTAGTCAGGGCTAGAGGGGGGCAGTGCGCCCATGTGCTGGGGACCTTGCTCCCCGTGGCCGGCCCTGCCCGCCAGCTCAGGACGCGCGCAGCAGAGCGCCAGGCGCGGCGGGGCCAGTGGTGTGGGGGGCACCCACCCCGGGACCGCCCCTGGGGAGGCCTGCATCTGCTCTGAGGGCCCGCCTTAAAACTAACCGGCCAGGTAACTGCAGAGGGCAGCCGGCCAGGAGGGCAGCTGCCCGCGCCAGGCCCCCCGCACCCGTGCCGCCTGCACACATCGGGTGTGCCACCAGGCGTCCAGCTCCTCCGGGCTCCAGGCTGCtcgggctcctggctggggtcaggCGCCCGAGGAGAGAAGGGTCTTAACTCATGGCCCCCTCAAACCCTGGAGGGGGGacggagggaggtgggtgggggttggggggacccaagtgaaggagagagggaaggagcaggATTGGGCCATGCTCTGCTGTCAGCAAGGGGCGGAGTCCATGCGGGCAGGGAGCAGGCggtggccgtggccctggctgctGTCAGCAGAGGAGTGTGGGGAGGAGATGCCCCTCCCGCTCCCAGAGGCAGGCTGAGGAGGAGGCCAGGCCCCCCCCGGGAGTCTGAGGGGGAAACGTGGCCTTCCCGGGGGCCGTCCCTGGGTGTGAGTTCTTACAGGGGACACGTGGTCCTGTCCTCGGGGGCCAGACAGACCCCGTGTCCTCTCTAGGGAGTGTCTGTCTGTGGGAGCAGGTCAGGCAGAGGGCTCTGGGCACCCCACTGTTGGGGAGCCCACACTGAAGAGGAGACATGCTCCTGTCCTGGAGAACTTTGACCCCAGGGGCAGCTGGTCTCACATCTGGGGCATCTGGCGCGAGAGGGGACCTACGTGTTGGGGATGGGGGCAGTCCTTGATCTCAACAGGAAGCTTGTGGCCTCTTTGTTGGGAGCATAGTTTGAGGAGGGGGTCCTGTCTGTGGAACATGAGCCTTATTTTTAGGCTCCTCTTGGTGGGATGTGGGGGTCTGGCCAGTACTAGACCAGCTGGCATATCTGAAGAAAGAAGCTGGTCTCTGATTATGGGGAACCTCAGGAGGGTGTGGGGGTCCCCCGCTGAGGGGCTGGAGCCAGGGCCCATCTCCTTGGCCTGCCCTGGGCCTGTGGTCTCCTCCCAGTGCCCCATGGCGAGTGGCTCTGGGGCGCTGCCCGCGAGGCCTGTTGTCTGAGGTGGCTGGGTGGGAGTGTCTCCTCAAGCGACTGGGGGCCCCAGCATGGAGGCGGTGGCGCCCGCCCGCGTGGACCCCGGGGCGTCTCCTCTTGGTGGCTCTGCTCCCTCATGATGCTCCCAGGGACCAGCAGCCCTTTCTATGAGGGTTCAAGGCGCTGGGGCTGCGCGAGCGGTGCTGCCAGTCTTCTCTCCGGGGAGTCCCTGACCGGGCTCCTTACGTCCTCCCTGGGGTCTCTTCTGGGCAGTAGCTGCCCTGTCTTTGTCCCCTCTCTTGCCTCACACCAGCATCCCTGCAGCCTGGcggctcccccttccctctctatCTGAGCGCATGGCCAGGACCCTGGGAGGACCTCCCAGCCCACCCAGGTGCCCGGCCCCAGAGTGGAGGGCTTGCAGTCCTGCCTTCCGACCAGCTGTCAGCTGTGCTGTCAGTCTGCCCGGGACCTGGGTGGGCCAGGGTGTGTCCACTTCCTGCCTTCAGGCCTGactctccttcctgggctggggTCTTGCCGACCCCCGCCACCCTGACTGCAGGGGCGGATCCTGCACCACACCACCGCGTGGGGAGCCCTCCCCACAGCGGagcaggaaggggaggggtgggccaggaggggaaggggctgcCCAGTGTCTCGCCACCCCTCACAGGCCAGTGGCTCTGTCTCCCCTTGTTCCTGCTCCAGATGGCGGCTCAGCGGCAGCGGGCACTGGCCATCATGTGCCGGGTCTACGTGGGCTCCATCTACTACGAGCTCGGGGAGGACACCATCCGCCAGGCATTCGCCCCCTTTGGGCCCATCAAGAGCATCGACATGTCCTGGGACTCTGTCACCATGAAGCACAAGGTGAGGGTCTGTCTGCTACCTCGCCCCGGCCCTGCACTCTCCTGGTCTAACTGCACATTCCTATGTCCAGGGCTTTGCGTTTGTGGAGTATGAAGTCCCAGAAGCCGCCCAGCTGGCCTTGGAGCAGATGAATtccgtgatgctgggaggcaggAACATCAAggtgagggctggggaggggacctTGGGGCCATTGTGCAGCGTGTTCTGTGTCCGGATAGCCAGCCTAGACTGACTGGGGGCTCTTTGTCTCCTGTCTCTTCCCCAGGTGGGCAGACCCAGcaacatagggcaggctcagccCATCATAGACCAGCTGGCCGAGGAGGCGCGAGCCTTCAACCGCATCTACGTGGCTTCCGTGCACCAGGACCTCTCGGATGATGACATCAAGAGCGTGTTTGAGGCCTTTGGCAAGATCAAATCCTGCACACTGGCTCGGGACCCCACGACTGGCAAGCACAAGGGCTATGGCTTCATTGGTGAGTttgggaaggtgggggtggggtgaagccccctccccccacaccccagcCCCAAGGCTGGCCCTCACTGCACTCCTGCTCTGCAGAATATGAGAAAGCCCAATCGTCCCAGGATGCCGTGTCTTCCATGAACCTTTTTGACCTGGGGGGCCAGTACTTGCGGGTGGGCAAGGCTGTCACACCCCCCATGCCCCTGCTTACACCGGCCACACCTGGAGGCCTCCCGCCGGCTGCTGCCGTGGCCGCAGCTGCAGCCACAGCCAAGATTACAGCTCAGGTAAGGATTGGTGCCATTGTGTGGTTCAGTAGTAGGCACTGGGACCACTGGTCCTATGGGGACTGGCCCTTTTAGTGGTCTTGAGTGGAGGCAGCCAGATCTGGGACTAAGCACAGTGGTCTTCTTGGTTGCAGGAAGCAGTGGCTGGAGCAGCGGTACTGGGTACTCTAGCCACTCCTGgactggtgtcccctgcactgactctgGCCCAGCCCCTGGGGGCTCTACCCCAGGCTGTCATGGCTGCCCAGGCCCCAGGAGTCATCACAGGTGAGCCTGGGTGGGTCAAGGTTTCCCTCCTTCCACTGCTGCTCTTCTGGGCTTGATGCCTTCAGCTGTCCTTAATGAGCTGCTTCGCCCCGGGGCCCCCTGTGCCCCAGGGCAGTTAGctatgctccttcctgggaatggagggaggtgggggaagtgACTGCTGACTTGGTGGGTTTGCTGCAGGTGTGACCCCGGCCCGGCCTCCCATTCCGGTCACCATCCCCTCTGTGGGTGTGGTGAATCCCATCCTGGCCAGCCCTCCAACGCTTGGTCTCCTGGAGcccaagaaggagaaggaggaggaggagctgttTCCTGAGTCGGAGCGACCAGAGATGCTGAGTGAGCAGGAGCACATGAGCATCTCAGGAAGTAGCGCCCGCCACATGGTGATGCAAAAGCTTCTCCGCAAGCAGGAGGTGGGCCACCGGGGTCGGTGGGGTGGAGCAGGGCGGGCCGGGGCTGTCCAGCCAACCACAGCTCTCAGCTGTCCCCCCCACAGTCCACAGTGATGGTTCTGCGCAACATGGTGGACCCCAAGGACATCGATGATGACCTGGAAGGGGAGGTGACTGAGGAGTGTGGCAAGTTCGGTGCTGTCAACCGTGTCATCATCTACCAAGAGAAGCAGGGCGAGGAGGAGGACGCGGAGATCATTGTCAAGATTTTTGTGGAGTTTTCCGTAGCCTCTGAGACTCACAAGGCCATCCAGGCCCTCAATGGGCGCTGGTTTGCTGGCCGCAAGGTGGTGGCTGAAGTGTATGACCAGGAGCGTTTTGATAACAGTGACCTCTCTGCATGACCTCGGCCCCATTCCCTGGACTCGcactttttccttgtttcctctGGGTTTTATAGAGTGATTCAATGGTATCTCGGGCCCGGCTGCCCAGCCTGTGGATAAAGGTGCAGGTGCTGCTGGCCCTGACCGTCCCTGACTGACAGTGGTCTTGTGCTTATTGGCTCCTGGGGCGGGGGTGCAGGTGCGGGGCAGGGCGAGCACCCAGGAAGCACAGAGGCAGTAAGCCTTGGCGGTCAGAGACCTGAACACCGCAAGGAATGCATTTGCCGGGTTCAGCAGGAGCTGCTTGGTTCTTTGGTGCCCGCACGGGGTAGCCATGAACCGTAGGGGTGGCCTTCCTGCTGTGCGGGGCTCTACTATCACATGCTCAGGTAGTGTTGCAAGAAGGCTGACCGAGAGAGTCTCCGAAGTCCTGGGACACGCAGTCCAATAGGCAAATAAATACGAGCACAGCCTGGGCCTGTCGCCCTACCCTCGGGGAGCCACGTCCCTGTGGGAGGGGCAGCAGGCGGGATCTCTGGGTCGTGAGGCTAAGGCGGGGACGGGGGGCCGGTGGGGAGGTGCAGGGCGGTGCTGGAGGAAAGGCAGGAAACCTAGCCTCTGGTTAGGGCGCTGGCCGTAGGGAGCGCAGGTTTTGAGCGGACTTCAGCTCCCACCGTCCTTTGCGCCAGGGGCGACTCGAGCTTCCCGACAGGCTGTGCGCGGCGCCGCTACGGGTACTCAGAGGCACCGGCGCCGCAGGGCCTTGTGGGGGTTGCAGTTCGGGGCGGCGAGGGCGGGCCTCGGCTTCCCGGCGGGCTGCGCGGCGACCGGCGGTTGTCGGCGGGGCAGTCCGGCGGGCAGGGGAGGCGTCTCCGACTGCGGCATAGGCGGCGGGCGAGCGGACGGACCGGGTCAAGTGGGCCAGGCGGGATGCCGGGCCGCCGCCGTGTCCTGAGAGTCTGAGCCCCGGCCGGGCCGCGCCCCCAACCCAGGCCGCCGCGGTCCGAGCGTTCCGAGCGCGGGCCCGGCCCAGcgcgccgccaccgccgccgccgccccgggcCGCCCCCTGCCTCTCCCCCGGTCCGGCGCTCATGCGGGCcgagccccgccccccgcccgccgaCGGATCCCGCGCCCGCCCGCACCATGCTCAAGTGCATCCCGCTCTGGCGCTGCAACCGGCACGTGGAGTCGGTGGACAAGCGGCACTGCTCGCTGCAGGCCGTGCCAGAGGAGATCTATCGGTACAGCCGCAGCCTGGAGGAACTGCTCCTCGACGCCAACCAGCTGCGCGAGCTGCCCAAGGTGAGTGGCCGCCGGCCCAGCCCTCGTTCCAGGTCGGCAGGGTCAGTATGGATGCGACCGTTCGCTCCTCCGAGCCCTCAGCCGGCCCTGGCCTGCGCGGGACACCGCAGCGCCCAGCCGGCCCTGCTGGTTCTTACTGGCCAGAGCCCTACCCTGGCCAGCCCCACCCTCCTCACCCACCGCCGGCGCTGGCACCAGGTGGCATCGGTCATCAGGTACCTGCCTGGGTAGGGGGGGATGGTCACAGCCTAGAGGAGGAGCTACAGATGGAAAGCCGCCGGGGGAGGTGGATGGGCTTGAGGTAGATCGGGGTGGAAGGTTAACCGGCTTGGCTGATGGATACAAACTTGCTGGACTACTCTGGAGGGGGAGCCCAGCCTCTGTCCTGACTGCTCTCTTCCTATAGGGTGCTGGGGCGGGGTCAGAGGGAGCCTTCTTATGGTGTCTGTCCCTGACCAGCCTGTGTTCCACCTACCTCTCACTGCCTTGTTTCTTCCCGTCAGCTTGCTTTCCTTCTAAGGCCACTTGGGAGAGAAGGTTAAAGGAAGCAGGTCACAAAAGGATTTCCTTTTTGGAGATGGGGTGCCAAGTGGCCCAATGCCTAGGGGCTGCATGCCACAGAGGGTGTGGCTTCATTCCAGAACTTGGACCAGGGCTCCTTACGCAGATCTGTGGCCCCTGCTGTTTTCGCTACTTTTTTTTGGTAGTTTCCAAATTCTTGTCCGTGTCTCAGGCTGGGCTGGTTGCTGGGGTACAGTCACAGAAACTACTGCAGGCTTTGGAGGGCCCACCGGCTGGGTGGGTCGAAGAGGTGATTCAGATGGTAGGTAGAGCCCTGAGGGAACACAAAGGGCAGGGAACAGAGACTCGTCAGGTCAGAGAAAGGAAGTGATTTCTCAGTTAAGACTAAGACTTGAGTGTGTAAGGTAGGTCAGCTGGCGATGTTGCAtgtggggggtggtgggtggggaggtGTGTCTCTGAGGTAACACAAAAGGACCAGGTGTCAAAAGTCAAGGAGTCAGAAGCTTGAGAAGCTGTGTATGTTTTTATCTTGTTGCTTTTCTTACTGCAGACCAGGGTGATGGGACAGGACCCAGGGTTCCTGTGTGGCCTGGAGCAGGGAGGGGCCCTCGCTACAGGGCCTGTCACTCTGACCCTACCCCCTGTCTACAGCCCTTCTTTAGGTTACTGAACCTGCGCAAGCTGGGCCTGAGTGACAACGAGATCCAGCGCTTGCCTCCGGAGGTGGCCAACTTCATGCAGCTGGTGGAGCTGGATGTGTCCCGGAATGGTGTGGAGCTGGGGCAGGCGTGGGGTGGCATCTGAGGGTGGCAGGAAAAGCTTTGAGCTCCTGGAGGCTGTGGGCATCTTTCCATGGTGACCCCTTTCTCCTCGCAGACATCCCTGAGATCCCTGAGAGCATCAAGTTCTGCAAAGCTCTGGAGATTGCTGACTTCAGTGGGAACCCCTTGTCTAGGTGGGTGGTAGCCATACCAGGGCTGGGCATGGGCCGTGGGGGTTCTGCAGCCCTGGCCTGGGCATCTGAGGACCCTCTTCTCTCCTTAGGCTCCCTGAAGGTTTCACTCAGCTACGCAGTCTGGCTCACCTGGCGCTGAATGATGTGTCCCTGCAGGCGCTGCCTGGGGACGTGGGCAAGTGAGTGCCTTCCTGCGGGGCGGGGGGCTCAGCCGAGCCCTGTCCCTGCACTACTCCCCACCATCCTGCCTCCTCTCACACTCTGTCCTGGTCTCGTTCAGCCTCGCCAACCTGGTGACCCTGGAGCTCCGGGAGAATCTGCTCAAGTCCTTGCCTGCGTGAGTGAGCTCGCCCCTGCCGGCAGCTAGCCCCAGGGACCGTGGGCCATTTGGCCACAACAGACCTTactctgtttcctctgcaggtCCCTGTCTTTCCTGGTCAAGCTGGAACAGCTGGATTTGGGAGGCAACGATCTGGAAGTGCTGGTGTGGAGAGGGTGGGGCTGTCATGGGTGGGGCGGGGCCAGGCAGGGCAAGGGAGCCTTGGCCATCACCCTGTCCTGCCTCTTCTTGCAGCCTGACACCTTGGGAGCCCTGCCCAACCTGCGGGAGCTGTGGCTGGACCGGAACCAGCTATCGGCCCTGCCCCCGGTGAGTGAGGGTGTGGCTGCCACCCCACGTTGGTCCTGTCCCTCCCCCTGACCCTCTGCACCCGCCCCCAGGAGCTTGGGAATCTGCGGCGCCTGGTGTGCCTGGATGTGTCAGAGAACCGGCTGGAGGAGCTGCCTGCAGAGCTTGGGGGGCTGGTGCTGCTCACTGACCTGCTGCTCTCACAGAACCTGCTGCAGCGGCTTCCAGACGGCATTGGTCAGTGCTGGGAGGGGCGTGGCTAGTGTGAACCTAGGCCGAGCGGGGTCCTGGGGCGAGGAGCCCTGGCTCTGCTGGGTTCTGGGACCCGTCCCTGCGGAGGGGAGGCATTGGGCCACAGTGGCACGACTCGTACTAGCACCTGAGGAGCTGAGGCAGTGCGCGGTGGCGAGTGCTGGTGGTGAGCTCGTGAGGGCACGAGGGCCCGGGGATCCAGGAGCCGCTGGGCTTGCTCCGGTTGGCAGCAGGGTGGGGCAGTGAGCGTGCGTCTGGAGGGAGGCTGAGGTCTCAGCAGTCTCACAGTGCAGAAGCAGGAATCTTTGAGCCAGCGCAGGCTGCTGCAGTCTCGTGAGTGTCCAAGGCTCCCGGCCCCACTGAGCCTGTTGCTGCATCTTCCCAACGCCAGGTCAGCTGAAGCAGTTGTCCATCTTGAAGGTCGACCAGAATCGCCTGTGCGAGGTGACAGAAGCCATCGGGGACTGTGAGAACCTGTCGGAGCTGATCCTCACTGAGAACCTGCTGACGGTGGGGCCGGTTTCAGAGTTAgtgtgggaggcagggagactGGGGGAGCACCTGGAGACGTGCAGAGTGGTAGGAGCCAGACATCTGCTTCGTTGGGGCCAGAGCAAGGGCAGAGACTGCACCCTCGGGCTCCTGCTGGTCTCTGACCCTCACTCCTCCCGGCCAGGCCCTGCCCCACTCCTTGGGGAAACTGACCAAGCTGACCAACCTCAACGTGGACCGCAACCACCTAGAGGCACTGCCGCCTGAGATTGGGGGCTGTGTGGCACTCAGCGTCCTCTCTTTGAGGGACAACCGCCTGGCCGTCCTGCCGCCAGAACTCGCCCACACGGCTGAGCTACACGTGCTGGATGTGGCGGGCAACCGGTGAGTGCCGCCCCCATCCCGCGGCGCTGGGCCTGACTCTCCATAAGCTGActgcgcccccacccccagcctgcagAGTCTGCCCTTCGCACTCACACACCTCAACCTGAAGGCCTTGTGGCTAGCGGAGAACCAGGCGCAGCCCATGCTTCGGTTCCAGACTGAGGATGACACCCAGACGGGCGAGAAGGTGCTCACCTGCTACCTGCTGCCACAGCAGCCCCTGCCCAGCCTCGGTAGGTcactgggggcggggcctggggcgaggcggggcctggggcggggtggggttcCCCCTGACACGCGCTTCCACAGAGGACCCTGGGCTGCAGAGCAGCCCTTCGGAAAGCTGGGGAGATGCCCCGCTCAGCCGTGTCAGCGTCATCCAGTTCCTGGAGGCCCCCGTGGGCGACGACGACCCAGAGGAAGCCGCTGCTGAGAAACGGGTATGGCGGGGTGGGGTCCCCGGGGGCTcccgcctccccacccccgcctgaCCCCTGCCCCACCTGCCCCTCACCCCTGTGCCCACTGCAGGGCCTGCAGCGTCGGGCTACGCCACACCCCAGCGAGCTCAAGGTGATGAAGAGGGGTGTGGAGCGCCGGAGCGAAGCCACCTCCTGCAGGCCTGACCCTGTGCCACCCTCGCTCTCTGAGGAGGTGCTTATGGGGACCAGCAGGCCACGGGAGGGACAGCCACCTGACTTACAGGCCTTCCCGTGGGAGCCCCAGGCTGGGTGCGGGGCTTCTGGCCAGCGTGGGCATGGGGAACCCACCAGGAGAGGAGCCAGGCTGTGGTGCTGGTTGGGAAGCTCAGGGCCAAGTGCACGCGCCTTGTGCAGAGTAGGCTGCCTCCACCCAGGGCCACTGGGCAGACACAAGAGCCATGTGGCGTGGACGTGGGGCAGCTGCCCGTGAGGAGCCAGGAGGGGCTGGAGCAGTGGGCCTATGGGCTGGCACGTCTCAAGGGCACCCACACTGTCAGCTTCCATGAAGGGGGCTGTTCAGAGTCAGGCAGGCCCAGCTCCGCTAGCTCAGGACCCCTGGGTACAGCATGGTGCCTGGTGCCTGGGGCAGGACCTATGTCTGCAGTACACAGCCACCCACGGGAAGCTGCCCTCGCTGATCCGCGAAGCATGCTCATGCTGGTTGGGGCGCCTGCCCGTCCTCGAGCTGGCATTTGCTCGGGGACTTATCAGCCCCTGCCCTTGTGATTTTTTTGGAATAAGCCTTGAGGGTTCAAACCACAGAAGGGTGGCTTTGTGTATCCACAGCTGTTGAAGCTGGAAGTGTGGCTTCCCTAGGGGTGGGACGGCAGGCACCCCAGAGGATGAGCACAGACTTCCTGCAGGATGGGGGCAGCTAGGAGGGGAAGCTCCCGAGGCTCTGTGGTCaggcagcagggaggcctggggtgcatcctgcaatgtgggatcctccaggggTAGCCCAACCCACTGCCTTCCCCTGCCACAGGAgaagaggctgagcactgagTCTGGCCTGAGTGCAGACTCACACCTGTCTGCCGGCACAGCCTCCCAGGGCGAGCCTGAGGGCCCGCTGGCCGAGGAGGAGGGGCTGAGCCAGCAGGAACCCGTGCCAGCCACCCAGGAGGAGGTCATGGAGGAGACCTACGAGGAGGTGAGACTGGCCTTGGGGGCCGCTTCCTCAGGGGCGGGCCTGCCGGCTCCCACCCCGCCTCCTTTCCAAGCACGCGTGCAGGCAGCACCAGTCGGCGCtctcaggtgggcccccaggtgcACACTTCCCTGTGAGGCGCCCAGCAGGAGTCAGGCGGCCCCAGGCCGGGCgagggcggggggaggagggTCTTCACTTCAAGGCCGGCTTGGACTGGGCCTTGCCCACCCACGCTACCACACGTTCTCCTCTGGAACATTCCCAGACACCAGGGCCTTCCTCACAGTCCTGCTGGGGCCCCGCCTCAGGCTGCTGAGAGCACGGTGGGCAGAGCCTCCCAGCCCCCGAGCCCGCTCTTCCCCCTGACTGCTCCGTGCCCCTCGCTGGCTCATTACTTGTCCCTGTTCTTTGAGCAGCAGGCCCTCTCAGCGCCTGTCTGCTGCCTTGGGCCCTGCGCTTGGGGGTGGGCCAGCCTAGTCCTCATGCTCAGCTCTCACAGCCCACTGTGCGCTTCGCGGAGGACACGCTGCTCCTGCCCAGGGAGGACGGCGAGAGCGAGGAGGGCCAGCCAGAGGCGCCCTGGCCCCTGCCAGGGGGCAGACAAAGGCTCATCCGCAAGGACACACCCCACTACAAGAAGCACTTCAAGATCTCCAAGCTGCCCCAGCCCGAGGCCGTGGTGGCTCTCCTGCAGGGGACACCGCCAGACAGTGAGGGCCCAGTGGGGGCTGGGAGCTGGCACAACGGCCCCCATATGTCCTGGGCTCCGCgagcagaagaggaggaggaagacgacgaggctgaggaggaagaggagggggaggcggcggtggcagcagaggaggagaaggcagtggcctcTGCACCCTCTGTCAAGGTGGGTCTGGCCCCACACGCCAGCCTGAACCCAACTAGCCGGGCCCCCTGGTCCACACTGGCGTGGGTCCCAGGCGACTCTTGAGGCAACTGGCATGGGAGATGCCTGTCCCCAGCTCCCCACTCTCCTCTGCAGGCTGGGTGCTGACTCAGTTGCAAGCTCCGTGCTGGCCCTGTAGCCCCGTCCCAAGCCCCTGGCAGTTCCCGCCTCTGCCCAGGCCCCTCTGCCTGCCCTAGCCTCTGGAGGGCTGGCTCTCACAGGCCCCTGTCTTCATGGGATGCCCCGCCCCACAGCAGCCCCATGTCTGACGTGTCTGTGGTTCTGTGCTGAGCGCAGACAGCCTGGTGCCATGGCGGCTGGGTGGGTCTGGACAGTTAGAGCTGGCACAGCCAGGCGTAGGCCCACCTGGCACCGGCCCAGCCTGCCCACTTGGCAGGTCggcagcagcagccaggcctcctgaCCTGAGGGGACCCCCTGCCTGGGGGCAGTACCAGACCCAGGCGGGAAGGGCCAGGCGCTCAGGCTGTGGGAGCTTGATGtggtcttctctctctttcttgctcATGGCGGGGCTGGGCAAGGAGGTGGCGGGGCCGGGCGGCAGCTGACCTGCATGTCCTTGCTGGTCCTGTCCTAACAGGGGGTGTCGTTTGACCAGGCCAATAACCTGCTGATAGAGCCCGCTCGCATTGAGGAGGAAGAGGTCTGTACTCGCTTGCTGCTGTGCTCTTGCCCCGGGCTTCGCGGGCCTTGCTCTCGGGCTGCGGGTTCTCCATCTCCTTCCCGCTGCTGCTCAGGCCTCCTCCCCAAACTCAGAGCCAGGGTCTGGGGTGCCCGCTAGACCCACAGGCACCGGCCTCCAGGCAGGGGTGGCCGATCTTGGAGGAGGTGCAGGGTGTGCCCCCCTCCTCCGACGCTCCAGCCCTGGAAGGCCCCCGTCACCCACAGGAGAGCACTCCCTCTGCCTGCGCTCCCTGGAGCCTGGCAGCCCCCACCTCGTCAGCTCCTCTGTGGGCCAAGCCGGCCCTGGGAGAGGCGGCTGGTGGCCGGAGGGGACCAGGCcctggcccctcagccctccctggACACAGCGTGTCTGTTCTGTTTCCAGCTGACGCTCACCATCGTGCGGCAGACGGGGGGCCTGGGCATCAGCATTGCGGGTGGCAAGGGCTCCACGCCCTACAAGGG
This sequence is a window from Ovis canadensis isolate MfBH-ARS-UI-01 breed Bighorn chromosome 9, ARS-UI_OviCan_v2, whole genome shotgun sequence. Protein-coding genes within it:
- the PUF60 gene encoding poly(U)-binding-splicing factor PUF60 isoform X1, with product MATATIALQVNGQQGGGSEPAAAAVVAAGDKWKPPQGTDSIKMENGQGTAAKLGLPPLTPEQQEALQKAKKYAMEQSIKSVLVKQTIAHQQQQLTNLQMAAVTMGFGDPLSPLQSMAAQRQRALAIMCRVYVGSIYYELGEDTIRQAFAPFGPIKSIDMSWDSVTMKHKGFAFVEYEVPEAAQLALEQMNSVMLGGRNIKVGRPSNIGQAQPIIDQLAEEARAFNRIYVASVHQDLSDDDIKSVFEAFGKIKSCTLARDPTTGKHKGYGFIEYEKAQSSQDAVSSMNLFDLGGQYLRVGKAVTPPMPLLTPATPGGLPPAAAVAAAAATAKITAQEAVAGAAVLGTLATPGLVSPALTLAQPLGALPQAVMAAQAPGVITGVTPARPPIPVTIPSVGVVNPILASPPTLGLLEPKKEKEEEELFPESERPEMLSEQEHMSISGSSARHMVMQKLLRKQELSPPQSTVMVLRNMVDPKDIDDDLEGEVTEECGKFGAVNRVIIYQEKQGEEEDAEIIVKIFVEFSVASETHKAIQALNGRWFAGRKVVAEVYDQERFDNSDLSA
- the PUF60 gene encoding poly(U)-binding-splicing factor PUF60 isoform X9; translation: MATATIALGTDSIKMENGQGTAAKLGLPPLTPEQQEALQKAKKYAMEQSIKSVLVKQTIAHQQQQLTNLQMAAVTMGFGDPLSPLQSMAAQRQRALAIMCRVYVGSIYYELGEDTIRQAFAPFGPIKSIDMSWDSVTMKHKGFAFVEYEVPEAAQLALEQMNSVMLGGRNIKVGRPSNIGQAQPIIDQLAEEARAFNRIYVASVHQDLSDDDIKSVFEAFGKIKSCTLARDPTTGKHKGYGFIEYEKAQSSQDAVSSMNLFDLGGQYLRVGKAVTPPMPLLTPATPGGLPPAAAVAAAAATAKITAQEAVAGAAVLGTLATPGLVSPALTLAQPLGALPQAVMAAQAPGVITGVTPARPPIPVTIPSVGVVNPILASPPTLGLLEPKKEKEEEELFPESERPEMLSEQEHMSISGSSARHMVMQKLLRKQELSPPQSTVMVLRNMVDPKDIDDDLEGEVTEECGKFGAVNRVIIYQEKQGEEEDAEIIVKIFVEFSVASETHKAIQALNGRWFAGRKVVAEVYDQERFDNSDLSA
- the PUF60 gene encoding poly(U)-binding-splicing factor PUF60 isoform X8, with amino-acid sequence MATATIALVNGQQGGGSEPAAAAVVAAGDKWKPPQGTDSIKMENGQGTAAKLGLPPLTPEQQEALQKAKKYAMEQSIKSVLVKQTIAHQQQQLTNLQMAAQRQRALAIMCRVYVGSIYYELGEDTIRQAFAPFGPIKSIDMSWDSVTMKHKGFAFVEYEVPEAAQLALEQMNSVMLGGRNIKVGRPSNIGQAQPIIDQLAEEARAFNRIYVASVHQDLSDDDIKSVFEAFGKIKSCTLARDPTTGKHKGYGFIEYEKAQSSQDAVSSMNLFDLGGQYLRVGKAVTPPMPLLTPATPGGLPPAAAVAAAAATAKITAQEAVAGAAVLGTLATPGLVSPALTLAQPLGALPQAVMAAQAPGVITGVTPARPPIPVTIPSVGVVNPILASPPTLGLLEPKKEKEEEELFPESERPEMLSEQEHMSISGSSARHMVMQKLLRKQESTVMVLRNMVDPKDIDDDLEGEVTEECGKFGAVNRVIIYQEKQGEEEDAEIIVKIFVEFSVASETHKAIQALNGRWFAGRKVVAEVYDQERFDNSDLSA